One Carya illinoinensis cultivar Pawnee chromosome 5, C.illinoinensisPawnee_v1, whole genome shotgun sequence genomic window, aatatgatttttaactaaaagaaaaaaattgttggaTGTGAATGCTTTTGGCTCTAGCTGTGCGAAATGTAAACTTCTTTCAAACGGAGCAGGCAAGGGAGCTGAAATCCCTCGCAAAAGCGAAGAAGCAACAAAATGGAGTTTGCGAACAAATTGGTGAACGCGGCGGTGAAAGCGGCGAACAACAACACGGTGATAAACGTATGTTTGGTGGGGTTTTTCGCGGCGTTGAGCGTCAGATCGGTGAGCCAGCAGAGGGACATCGAAGCCCTGGAGGCGCACAAGGACTCGCTTGCTCAGTCCAACAAGGCAATGAAAAGGGCCATGTGGGAGTGGAAGCAACAGCTTTTCGCTGAAGCATCCTCCAATGACTCTCCCTCGGTTCCACTCTCCAGGCTCAAAGCCATCTACGGCGAAGCCCCTGTTTCTCCCCAAATTGGTACCCTTCCCCCTCTCTTCCCCCTCTATccctttctcatttttctttatggATAATGTGTATGTATATCCAAGTATGCTTAAGTGTTTTCTTTATGCTTAAACCATATGAAAggtttatgaaaaataatatcaattgtTGGGAAATAGGTATGTTTCTCGTGTCCCAAAAAAGTCCTTAACTGTGTAGGTGCAAACGCTGAGCTCTATATGAGAATGGCGTTGAAAGTATTTTTCCTAACGAAACTAAGATGGACCCCTCCGGGCAATTATGCCTAGATGGTTTTATATGACAAGCTATGTTTTACGAAGACAAATAGTCCCAGAAAAATAGAGGACAAAGATCTTTCTATACTTTTGTGACATAATCACACATGACAGTGTGGGAAAAGATCTGTGTTGAAGAAGGTCTTCTCTGGTGATGACAATCTTATTGCTACAAATTTTagggtatttttattttttattttttattttttgattggcactGGGTGTTCGGAAcagcgtcccgactaatcccagggATGAAGGCCTTTTTATTCTCTAAGAGTGATTGAATACGTATGAATCTAGAACTACTGTTCGGTTGGCTTATCACGACTTAACAGAAATTTGCCCCTAAGGTTTGCCTCTTGATCAAGGGACAGTTTGGATTGGAGTGATATAAGGAGGTGAGTGGGATGGTAGATTTGTGCTTGCTTGGTGGAGGGAAGATAACCTTGATTCGCACATGCTTGGCATATAAGAGGTATGCTATCCCATTTAAGTAGAAGGATTGGAGATTAGGAGACTTCCTATTCTCGTCTTTGGCTGGATGATGTAATGAGGAAGTATATGGTATGGCATAGATTGGGTCAATGATGTCGTGTGAAGGAGGGATCGTCACGGGATTGGTTTATGGAGTATTAGGTGTAAGTGTTGAGAATTCTGAAAATGAGTTGCTGCTGATTTTTAGTGATGTTCAACAAGTTTGGTACCAGCATGAGGTTTAGCAAGGCAGTGAAGGACTGTTAATTGGAAtcttttggtttattttctaaatgtcAGTAGGAGATTATGTCTTCCCAAGGTTCTAATCAGCAGTGTGGAGCATGATTTTCTGATATTGTAGGCACAAGTCATTGGCATGCATGACAtgctgagttttttttttcatattgtcCCTTTTGGGATTAGATGGGGTTATGCCTAGGATGGTGGTTGAGATGTTTTATTTTGGTAGAGGATGGACCGACCAAAAAATTGTGGTAGAGGATGGGTTCCGGAAGTATTGCTGTGGGGTATGTTGCAGTGCTGTTTCATTATGTGTTCTATGATCAATTTGGAGGGAATGCAAGGCATAGACGTCGAGTGGTGCTGAGCTCTTTCCATTTGATTTGAACCTTTTTGGTTTTGAGGTTGCTTTGTAAAGCTTGTGGTGGCAGCCAACCATTTtgctttcttatatttttttgagttcttcaaactttcaaattttaGGAATTGTTAATTTTCATTGTCTATTTAATAGTGTGGTGCTGTAACTACTGTATATTGCCGTGAAATTTGGAAGGATACAGTggtccatttatttatttttatttgcacTGGGTGTCTGGAACAacatcccgactaatcccaaaggtgcacaggccctcagcAATGAGTTCCCACAAGTTtacctcaggtaattcaagggaaaaatctcCCAGATTGATGCCCCCAGAGATTGTTTGTATCCAGTGAAATTTGAACCTTGGATCTTGGAGGGGAGTATACCACCAaaaccaaggcctttaccacttgagccaacccgtAGGGGTCCATTTATATAACCACTTTATGGATCGTTTGAATATGTATGATCCATAAAGTTCTGATCAGCAGTGTCAAGCAAGATCTTCTGATATTGAACGCACAAGTCATTGGCAAGACGGTGGATTATgttttttgttgcatgactTGCTGAGCTTTTTTCATGTTCTTCCTTTTGGGATTAGATGGGGTTATGCCCAAGACGTTGGTTGAGATGTTTTATTGTGGTAGAGGATGGATTCAGGTAGGAGTGGACAGCAAGGCCCCGCCCCCAGTCTGCCAGATGGTGGCGTGGCCACCCATCCcgcattccccccccccccccccctttcccctttttatatttttacacttataaataatttatatttatttattttttacaaagtgtatatatataaatatatatcaaaatgaaagAAGGAAAATCAAAAGCATGTTGCATGGGtgctttctttttcccttttgggGAACCTTTTGTGGAAGGCATTGGCTTGTACGGGCCTGGATTTGAAAGAAAGTCCCCACCCCTTAATTCAGTACTGCTCCCAGCGGTGCATTCAAGCTGTCTACCTTTTTGGCATCTGAACCCTTCACCAGAGCCAGTTTTTTGTATGCACATCTTGTACTTTAACAATATAGGACGCACAAAATCTGTGTCTTTGCCTTTAGCTTCTTTCATTAATCATTACTATGTGTCTTTCTGGAGTCACACATTGCTTAAGTAAGACTCTTATATGGCCTTGGAGTCTTATATAATGGTTGGCCTAGGAGTTCAATGCAATGTAGAATATTGTGAATAAATCTAAAactcttgtgaacaagtctaataaatttaaaaattgataacatAGTTTTTATGTTATtcgtttttaaattattgttatatatataattatttgctTTTTCATATGTTTTTGAGTTCTTCGAGCTTTAAAACTTTAGGAATTGTTAATTGTTATTGTCTATTTAATGGTGATGCACTGTAACTATTGTATATTGTCATGAAATTTGGAAGGATACGATGGTCCATTTACACAACCACTTTATGGATCATTTGCCTTATAACTGCGTGTACTTTTATGGATGTTCCAGGGGATGCAATTACGGAAGATGCAAGCTCATCTGCCTCGAAATTTGTAGTCTGAATTAGTCATATTTGCCAATTCTGATGCAAGAAATTCAGGCACATTGGATCCTTGACAGGCGAAACTATACCCGGAACTAGGAAGATGAAAAGTCAATTGGATTTGTATTATTACACTTTAATGTTATTCCTAGTTCAAAAATTACCCCAAAAAATATTGGATTGGTTCTATAAAGTCCATTTGGGAGGACGGCAAAATAATCAAGCCTCTGGGTTTTGTGCTTTTTGTAAACCTCATTTTGTTATAGAGTTGATGTGAAAAGTCATGTgtattgttgttgttgctgcggttattattattattattattggtaaGCTACATGCACATCCAATAGCTCTTCTAAGTCAGTCATTTAAGTTGGAGCATTTTGGCAATCATATCCACTCtacaaaagaaaattctaaacatgGACACTTCGAAACGAGAAGCACACCATGGCAAGCTCCTGAATTTACAATGCTTTCCTACGTTAGGTGGGCTTCGTGTCTGGTGCAGCCTCACCTTGAACTGTGGTACAACTTTCTGGATGTCCCGAATCGGGTTgtgtgagaagagagagaaagctgGAAGGAGAACAATAATGACAGAGGAgcaaaaaaaaagtgagagagggagaggagccAAGCTTCTCCACTCTCCCAGACGATTTTGGTTTTGGAGAAGGACTTGGGCATTGTGAATGGGGGAGACGTTTAGAGAAAATGACGGACTCTTTAGCCATCTATTAATTTCATAATGTGGGATTTTTTATATggcctatttaattaaattggtCAAATCTTTCTatccaaatttataaatttctgtCGAAATTAAATCATGTTACAAGTTATGATAAAAATTATCAACTCCTAATATTGTTGTTGGTGTTAGGGTTGTGTCAAATCCAGTAAACCTTAATCcaacataattaattaaaatgaattgtCAAGATTTTTTAGATCAGATGGTGTACGGTCCAGTCTCTAAATAGGAGAATCAGGTTCAAACTCCCATCCTACCCCTGtatcagaaaaaaaataaaataaaatgaggtaGACCTCTCAACCCAAATATGTTAATTTTGTGTTAAAATAGTGTAAAAAatcatcaacccatgaaatcaatTCATTTAATGTTTCATTCACTTTTGCAAAGATTAGAGCAAAGACGAAGTCGTTTTCCCTTATAAATTCAGAGGATAAAATTCAATAAGCCATCCACTTAGACTGTGATGTTTGTTCTTCTTCCACTTATGCGATCAACCTCGCGTTGATTAttcaatgaaaatctcaaaaAGTTATTTATAGTGGTGATCCATGGTTTGATGTGCAATGTGGCCTAAACTTACGTTCCAAGATAAGTGCTCTATGTGTTTAAaaagcacttcatctttttGGGGAATACTCAAAAATATTAAgcccaaaattataaaaagccAAGACCTTGTCGTTTTGTTTCATTAAGCCCATATTAGCATTGgtaatacaaatcaatactttagGAGTTACAAAGAATATTGACCCTAATTTGCTGACATGCAAACATTATAACCATTTTATTGAGCTAACTATGCACAATTTGCCTATATATATGATCAGTACCTCCACCCCCAGAAGGGAATTGTACCAGGTGCTCAGTTTTAATGCTAGTTTAGTCACTTTAGTGAGCCATAAGAAAAGGAATGTATGGTTTTATGAATTGGATTGGTGACATTTGGAAGTCACTATAAAGGAAGAAACAGCAcagaattattataataataataataataataataataataataaaagagactAAAATGCATTATAAAAACCATTTAGTGTGCTTTCAAATGTTCTCATGGTttcttggttttggtttttggtcgGCTGAAGTCATGTGAATAAgacagttttgttttgttttctttgttttttcgaACTTGCCAGAATTGTTTTCATTATAAGAGAACGAGGAATAAAGTGAGTCtcttatgttatattaattatcaagtaatgttagatataattttaaaatatgcaaaTCGTAAAATTTTTCACTCGGAGGCATCCTATACTACTTTCAAGGAGTAATGGTATGTATATATCGTCCCTCGGCTAATAGGAGCCGGTCGCAATTTTGCCACTTTCTTCTTGCATATAAGCCAATCAATTGAAGGCAAAGTTGCAAAGTTATGAAGTTGGAGTTTTTGGCTCAGGTATGTGTTCCCCGTCCCCTGGCCAATCAGAGctgtttataattttatcacTTTGCTCTTGCATATAAGCCAACCAATAGAGGgtaaagttataaaattatgagGCTGGGATTTTTCCCTCGTACACTTTCCATTCTACTTCGAGAGTCACGTTTCATCAGTCAAAAGTGAAGAATTTATGCGATTCGAATGATGGGAATGTGTCATACGAGTCCAACTCCGGGAAAAGATaatgttatttactttttatgcGATCTCTTATGATCAATTACTTTTG contains:
- the LOC122308900 gene encoding uncharacterized protein LOC122308900, whose translation is MEFANKLVNAAVKAANNNTVINVCLVGFFAALSVRSVSQQRDIEALEAHKDSLAQSNKAMKRAMWEWKQQLFAEASSNDSPSVPLSRLKAIYGEAPVSPQIGDAITEDASSSASKFVV